From a single Ensifer adhaerens genomic region:
- a CDS encoding transcriptional regulator, TetR family, translating to MNVRLYIAMTRRKTIPDERVLDALFELMMKTGPDGLTFARAAEASGLSAATLVQRYGNRERLVEATLLQAWDRLDAETKAADLEEDLSPEGAIKLLLRLMSPDTAERDATDGLLLLREDIRNPRLRERGAAWGRTLVSALGRRLSSDPQEANILGWQMAALWQGAHTWWAFDQTVPADRAIRQALETWLKRR from the coding sequence ATGAATGTACGTTTATATATAGCAATGACCAGACGCAAGACAATTCCCGATGAACGGGTTCTCGACGCCTTGTTCGAGCTAATGATGAAGACAGGACCCGATGGTTTGACCTTTGCGCGTGCGGCGGAGGCTTCAGGCTTGTCTGCGGCGACACTGGTGCAACGCTACGGCAACCGCGAGCGCCTGGTTGAGGCGACCCTCCTGCAGGCGTGGGACCGGTTGGATGCCGAGACGAAGGCTGCAGACCTCGAAGAGGATCTATCGCCTGAGGGAGCCATAAAGCTCCTACTGCGGTTGATGTCTCCCGACACGGCCGAGCGTGATGCCACTGATGGGCTTCTTCTGCTTCGAGAAGACATACGGAACCCGAGACTTCGCGAGAGGGGCGCAGCGTGGGGACGCACGTTGGTCTCAGCACTGGGACGACGGCTGTCTTCAGACCCCCAGGAGGCGAATATTCTGGGCTGGCAGATGGCCGCTCTCTGGCAGGGGGCGCACACTTGGTGGGCGTTCGATCAGACGGTGCCCGCAGATCGTGCGATTCGGCAGGCTCTGGAGACTTGGCTGAAACGGCGTTGA